The following are from one region of the Cystobacter ferrugineus genome:
- a CDS encoding DUF2169 family type VI secretion system accessory protein: protein MWALSNRTPHAVERTWVRDKDGNHVWVVVVKATFDLDDTGQLRPSAEQEPPLREPVYLGEPGRSSLRYEADLVAPKPHTDVIINACAHAPGGRPAPRVEVAVRIHDIDKMLVVYGERVYKRGVLGVRPSAPKPFVSQPIVYEWAWGGTDTTDPDPRKHRSDCRNPVGRGLATSDAHLVDQPAHRIEYLQGKPAEQGPAGFGPIASHWSPRLELCGTFDDAWSKTRRPLLPRDHDERSALCAPVDQRPSRRLVGGETIVLYQLTPRGSLSFVLPRLRFGFDTHFGAVRRFHEATLGTVVIEPELKKLRMVYQTGLMVGPRETDHLDFTVITMRTD, encoded by the coding sequence ATGTGGGCCCTATCGAACCGCACTCCCCACGCCGTCGAACGCACCTGGGTCCGCGACAAGGACGGCAACCACGTTTGGGTCGTTGTGGTCAAGGCGACCTTCGACCTCGATGATACGGGCCAGCTCCGCCCCTCGGCCGAGCAGGAGCCGCCGCTGCGCGAGCCCGTCTACCTGGGTGAGCCCGGCCGTTCCAGCCTGCGCTACGAGGCCGATCTGGTCGCCCCCAAGCCCCACACCGACGTCATCATCAATGCCTGCGCGCACGCGCCCGGCGGCCGGCCCGCTCCCCGCGTCGAGGTCGCCGTCCGCATCCACGACATTGACAAGATGCTGGTGGTCTACGGCGAGCGCGTCTACAAGCGCGGCGTGCTGGGCGTGAGACCGTCAGCCCCCAAGCCCTTCGTGAGCCAGCCGATCGTCTACGAGTGGGCCTGGGGAGGCACCGACACCACAGACCCGGACCCGCGCAAGCACCGCAGCGATTGCCGCAACCCGGTGGGTCGCGGCTTGGCCACCAGCGACGCACACCTGGTGGACCAGCCCGCCCACCGCATCGAGTACCTGCAGGGCAAGCCGGCCGAGCAGGGCCCAGCCGGGTTTGGCCCCATCGCCAGCCACTGGTCGCCGCGGCTTGAGCTATGCGGCACCTTCGACGACGCCTGGTCGAAAACCAGGCGTCCCTTGCTACCGCGCGATCACGACGAACGTTCCGCCCTATGCGCGCCCGTCGACCAGCGACCGTCGCGCCGTCTCGTGGGCGGCGAGACGATCGTCCTGTACCAGCTCACGCCGCGAGGCTCGCTCAGCTTCGTGCTGCCTCGCCTGCGTTTCGGGTTCGACACACATTTCGGGGCCGTCCGGCGCTTTCACGAGGCCACGCTGGGTACGGTAGTGATCGAGCCCGAGCTGAAAAAGCTGCGCATGGTCTACCAAACTGGCCTGATGGTCGGCCCGCGAGAAACCGACCACCTCGACTTCACGGTGATCACCATGAGGACCGACTGA